From Apis mellifera strain DH4 linkage group LG5, Amel_HAv3.1, whole genome shotgun sequence, the proteins below share one genomic window:
- the LOC113218787 gene encoding uncharacterized protein LOC113218787, translated as LSPVQTLSFPLLLQVGNPRLGGRIKEEEGPLFFRDSIVYREWGYIFSRLEKFHLAELYFDKAIKQTQSNDLRTYLGLVKAQLAYARFKRALKTEERCVELG; from the coding sequence CTGTCCCCCGTTCaaactctctctttccctcttcttctccaGGTGGGAAATCCCAGGTTGGGGGGGAGaataaaggaggaggagggcccGTTGTTCTTCAGGGACAGTATAGTTTATCGAGAATGGGGCTACATCTTCTCGAGGCTGGAGAAGTTCCATTTGGCCGAGTTGTATTTCGACAAGGCGATCAAACAGACCCAGAGCAATGACTTGAGAACGTATCTCGGGCTCGTCAAGGCGCAGCTCGCCTACGCTAGGTTCAAAAGGGCGCTCAAGACCGAGGAAAGATGCGTGGAGCTAGGTTAA
- the LOC102654740 gene encoding tetratricopeptide repeat protein 25-like codes for VSDPTYSHVKHIQLQTLFAIGEFEYSLIHAHQGFRKHPTTELEHGILQGNETIEDCIGIDTSPITLQLLYPWIRELQEYRKYLVEKLKEEVDELAGIEEEQSKFKVNDPIAQAELWFKKLQLIFSQIYMGHLAKDKEFLQFLAENPEKYDSPNKESSIMLNDMIWRNYKRCLRRQNVLRMRQPLYVMLFKRRLKPEGFRRALEAEKKLKKNLIIVQADFLLNRLHEIRMKKDYIEFFRMVDWIKDKLDSFSSKMFPLKEKCLNVLYNMIAWTYIDSRNVTNIQDLNLKKIYLKHHLGIRVAELPRDVDIGWIKAIDRKEALKTYRRRLAMASEPLELAWLFHELCKYLIDIRRYDLARFYGKKARDMGQEAQNEQWMLNSQHLFIRIEICQNYRNEAKEAALIALASSKKLGLDFLVDFYKRAVEIIDDIDMEKLLAFDAIAARQQLILNLMPEDMKAEVDFLWRRMEAVPARRRMSVMPGCKPVDKKFKLPCKRKTIMLQPPKDPDIEMRRAMLAQFEPSKERPGFIDFDQYD; via the exons GTTTCAGATCCAACTTATTCACACGTGAAGCACATACAGTTGCAAACCCTGTTTGCCATCGGTGAGTTCGAATACAGTTTGATACACGCTCACCAAGGGTTTCGAAAACACCCGACCACGGAATTGGAGCACGGCATACTGCAGGGGAACGAGACCATCGAGGACTGCATCGGGATAGACACCTCGCCGATAACTCTTCAACTTCTTTATCCGTGGATACGCGAGCTCCAAGAGTATCGCAAGTATTTGGTGGAGAAGCTGAAGGAGGAGGTGGACGAGCTCGCAG GCATAGAAGAGGAGCAATCCAAGTTCAAAGTGAACGACCCTATCGCCCAGGCGGAGCTATGGTTCAAAAAGTTGCAGCTCATCTTCTCCCAGATTTATATGGGACACTTGGCCAAGGACAAGGAATTCCTGCAATTTCTGGCCGAGAATCCCGAGAAATACGACTCCCCTAATAAAGAGAGCTCCATTATGCTTAACGACATGATATGGAGAAATTACAAGAGGTGCCTTCGCAGGCAGAACGTTCTGCGGATGCGGCAACCTCTTTACGTGATGTTGTTCAAGCGGAGGCTTAAACCGGAGGGGTTCAGAAGGGCCCTGGAGGCCGAGAAGAAGCTGAAGAAGAACCTCATCATCGTGCAAGCCGACTTCTTGCTCAATCGCCTGCACGAAATTAGAATGAAAAAGGATTACATCGAGTTCTTCAG aaTGGTGGACTGGATAAAGGACAAACTGGACTCGTTCTCCAGCAAGATGTTCCCCTTAAAGGAGAAGTGTTTGAACGTGCTTTACAACATGATCGCGTGGACCTACATAGACTCGCGCAATGTGACCAACATACAAGATTTAAACCTGAAGAAGATATACCTGAAACACCATCTGGGTATTCGGGTGGCCGAATTGCCACGAGACGTAGATATCGGTTGGATAAAAGCCATCGATAGGAAAGAGGCTCTCAAAACGTACCGCAG GAGATTGGCGATGGCGTCCGAGCCGTTGGAGCTGGCCTGGCTTTTCCACGAGCTGTGCAAGTACTTGATCGACATCCGCCGCTACGACCTGGCCAGATTCTACGGGAAGAAGGCCCGGGACATGGGCCAGGAGGCGCAGAACGAGCAATGGATGCTCAATTCCCAACACCTGTTCATCCGCATAGAGATATGCCAGAATTACAGGAACGAGGCGAAGGAGGCCGCGCTGATCGCGTTGGCCAGCTCGAAGAAGCTCGGCCTCGACTTCCTCGTCGATTTCTACAAACGGGCCGTCGAGATAATCGACGACATAGACATGGAGAAGCTGCTCGCGTTCGACGCGATCGCCGCCAGGCAACAGCTCATATTGAACCTGATGCCCGAGGACATGAAGGCGGAGGTGGATTTCCTTTGGAGGCGGATGGAGGCGGTCccggcgaggaggaggatgtcCGTGATGCCAGGTTGCAAACCCGTGGACAAGAAGTTCAAACTGCCCTGCAAGAGGAAGACAATAATGCTGCAACCGCCGAAAGATCCGGATATTGAGATGAGGAGGGCGATGCTGGCCCAGTTCGAGCCTTCCAAGGAGAGGCCTGGCTTCATCGATTTCGACCAATACGATTAA
- the LOC100579007 gene encoding tetratricopeptide repeat protein 25 — translation MAVLTSRSLKDDLEDLNDTRKAIENAECRARLDHKRTDSKQNLKNNREYAQALHREADQLYRSGDYESALVLYHRAANLYPKDSSHGVAARRTAATISSCNNPSKAVRKVSPLISGEQLTAALCPETAAIIANEKLKKSPEPATIPEVLSYFDNHKSYWKTQPSPRVSSNQLTKSKMAHKQMNNLAETSLKNLQASFDSGKMSSALKIAQDLLLVSGGFHDPTRYQIAAYHYLSLIHVALGRHDRAVCSVSRLIRLSKSTADVNLLCRSLVTLGKVHLSFGHLEAAAKAWEHLAKDLKKPIPVAWIRHEIGRCYLETGKYERAMEMGFRCVDAATKGNSKKWMLNGRLLIGQSLAKLGRFVESLEELQVAAKITEEEGDTPMMSYIRDLIDQVAHALRMIPFKNGSYEIVASAISQDQASANQNVNLFVSEQTVITTVFSQRKLITGGRREDESGNEGGITERTVDEPLTTEASTYDLRSDLEEEEEEEEKMEEEEEEGGGGNSTFRVKKSSSSDRRKGRISPSPSKSSSLSSSPFYSPKIKEAKEKRKPRERAQKKIVDGGKNKNEEEGDEDEDEEEEEEEEEEEEEEEEEEEEEEEEVEEEEEGEEELKNESSKTSLRSGNTMGTYVIEEGAALEKAAAEEEEEQVSDNEGGVVDGVVARMAGGRTPIKLSEFGDKMAQRGDMMDALRVIEELGEKNEVELLEMLKEMLFPNDNDKGGRQGDFSDSGGDGFRNPRLGQDRQNANNTRSIVIALPSSPRKCHANGDFNDCDIPLEF, via the exons ATGGCGGTCCTCACGAGCAGAAGCCTGAAAGACGATCTCGAGGATTTGAACGACACGAGGAAAGCGATCGAGAATGCGGAATGCCGTGCCCGCCTCGATCACAAGAGGACCGATTCCaagcaaaatttgaaaaataaccgGGAGTATGCCCAAGCTCTGCACCGTGAGGCGGATCAGTTGTACCGCAG CGGCGATTACGAGTCGGCATTGGTGCTTTACCATAGAGCGGCCAACTTGTACCCAAAGGACAGTAGTCACGGTGTCGCGGCGAGGAGGACGGCGGCGACGATAAGCTCCTGCAACAATCCATCGAAAGCCGTGAGGAAAGTTTCACCTCTGATCTCTGGAGAACAATTGACCGCAGCCCTGTGTCCTGAAACCGCCGCCATCATAGCGAACGAGAAGCTGAAGAAATCGCCGGAACCCGCCACGATCCCCGAGGTACTCAG CTACTTCGACAATCACAAAAGCTACTGGAAAACTCAACCGTCCCCCCGCGTGTCGAGCAATCAGCTGACAAAATCGAAAATGGCGCACAAACAGATGAACAATCTCGCCGAGACATCGTTGAAGAATCTCCAAGCGTCGTTCGACTCTGGAAAAATGTCGTCCGCGTTGAAGATCGCCCAGGATTTGCTGCTCGTCTCGGGCGGTTTCCATGATCCCACGCGTTACCAAATAGCGGCCTACCATTACCTTTCCCTGATCCACGTCGCCCTGGGAAGGCACGATCGCGCCGTGTGCAGCGTGTCCCGTTTGATCCGTTTGTCGAAGAGCACCGCGGACGTGAATCTGTTATGCCGCTCGTTGGTCACGTTGGGCAAGGTGCACCTCAGCTTCGGCCATCTTGAGGCGGCCGCCAAGGCGTGGGAGCATCTGGCCAAGGATCTGAAGAAACCCATCCCGGTCGCTTGGATCAGGCACGAGATTGGAAGATGCTATTTGGAGACTGGCAAGTACGAGAGGGCGATGGAGATGGGTTTCAGGTGCGTGGACGCGGCCACGAAAGGTAATTCTAAGAAGTGGATGCTGAACGGAAGGTTGTTGATAG GTCAAAGCCTGGCCAAATTAGGAAGATTCGTGGAGTCGTTGGAGGAGCTGCAAGTAGCCGCGAAGATCaccgaggaggagggggacaCACCGATGATGTCGTACATTCGCGATCTCATCGACCAGGTGGCGCACGCTCTCCGCATGATCCCGTTCAAGAACGGGAGCTACGAGATCGTTGCCTCTGCGATCTCGCAGGACCAGGCGTCGGCTAACCAGAACGTGAACCTGTTCGTGAGCGAGCAAACGGTGATAACAACCGTCTTCTCCCAGAGGAAGCTGATCACGGGCGGGCGAAGGGAGGACGAGTCTGGGAACGAGGGGGGGATAACGGAACGGACCGTGGACGAACCGTTGACAACGGAAGCGTCGACGTACGATCTCCGTTCCGatctcgaggaggaggaggaggaggaggagaagatggaggaggaggaggaggagggaggcggTGGGAACTCCACGTTCAGAGTGAAGAAATCATCGTCCTCGGATCGTAGGAAGGGAAGAATTTCGCCCTCGCCCTCTaaatcctcctccctctcctcctcccccttttacTCGCCGAAAATTAAGGAGgcgaaggagaagagaaaaccCAGGGAAAGAGCCCAGAAGAAGATCGTGGATGGGGGGAAGAACaagaacgaggaggagggggatgaGGACGAGgatgaggaagaagaggaagaggaggaagaagaggaagaggaggaagaggaagaggaagaagaggaagaggaagaggttgaagaggaggaggagggggaagaggaattgaagaACGAGAGCAGCAAAACCTCGTTGAGAAGCGGCAACACAATGGGAACTTACGTGATAGAGGAGGGGGCAGCGTTGGAGAAAGCGGcagcggaggaggaggaggagcaggTGAGCGACAACGAGGGGGGGGTGGTGGACGGTGTGGTGGCGAGGATGGCGGGGGGAAGGACGCCCATCAAGTTGAGCGAGTTTGGCGATAAGATGGCGCAGAGAGGGGATATGATGGACGCTTTGCGAGTAATCGAGGAGTTGGGGGAGAAGAACGAGGTGGAATTGTTGGAGATGCTCAAGGAGATGCTGTTCCCCAACGATAATGATAAAGGTGGAAGGCAAGGAGATTTCAGCGACTCGGGGGGGGATGGATTCCGGAACCCGAGATTGGGACAGGATAGGCAGAACGCGAATAATACTCGCTCGATCGTGATCGCGTTGCCCTCGAGCCCGCGCAAATGTCACGCCAACGGGGATTTTAACGATTGTGATATACCGTTGGAATTTTGA
- the LOC100576965 gene encoding uncharacterized protein LOC100576965 — protein sequence MALLYRFAQLPDSSGTRVFSFVVTRSVVRDPERDVTSKELVCGFQRWSVAFSRGNKVLGAYLVWRGASRNLRVYVDFTFTLLNREHFSMNEGFSGKRVKFTYEAPAQGNRNYIPVSDLYSRNFADTNGEFQLELSMANVRTVYMTDLKMPGGTFSSAQSKPNKLETDYFAFGGFDWNLVIYPHGNKELEGYRGHENGISVYLMRMSGFDHRCRVRYSVALGEGDRRIDSGQIEDLSDAERCGFGWHTRVRWSEVAHKGVVRVSLEMVEARTICEVAVQARGPSVLPATPCYDRDKQAWMIRADLHSDTVRLHLVYKDIHNVPRNHLRYVSWSAYLLRDEEANMTAISLPGAPFSRYYAQESADEGIIMETNLDTNEVKENHCPFLTDKGQLRIRLEWNESHLLFQATYHKYDDVCRIHNQQMRREISLLQAENYSLERQLFSYQKSLAYTQAQQQQQQQQHQNQQHHGGHQAHLERSASTDTEYA from the exons ATGGCTTTGCTGTACAGATTCGCGCAGCTGCCTGACAGCAGTGGCACGCGGGTCTTCTCCTTCGTCGTCACAAGAAGCGTGGTACGGGATCCCGAAAGAGACGTAACCAGCAAGGAGCTCGTATGCGGTTTTCAAAGATGGTCCGTTGCGTTTTCGCGAGGGAACAAG GTTCTAGGCGCGTACCTGGTATGGCGCGGGGCGTCGAGGAACCTGCGCGTCTACGTGGACTTCACGTTCACCCTTCTGAACCGGGAACACTTCTCCATGAACGAGGGATTCTCCGGGAAGCGGGTGAAGTTCACGTACGAGGCGCCCGCGCAGGGCAACCGGAACTACATCCCGGTCTCGGATCTGTACAGTCGAAACTTCGCCGACACGAACGGCGAGTTCCAATTAGAACTATCAATGGCAAACGTGAGGACCGTTTACATGACCGACCTTAAGATGCCGGGCGGCACGTTCTCCTCGGCCCAGTCGAAGCCCAACAAATTGGAGACCGATTATTTCGCTTTCGGCGGCTTCGACTGGAACCTGGTCATATATCCCCACGGGAACAAGGAGTTGGAGGGTTACCGGGGCCACGAGAACGGGATCAGCGTGTACCTGATGAGGATGAGCGGGTTCGATCATCGGTGCAGGGTCAGGTACAGCGTCGCGTTGGGGGAGGGCGATCGAAGGATCGATTCGGGCCAGATCGAGGACCTGTCCGACGCTGAGCGTTGCGGTTTCGGCTGGCACACGAGAGTCAGGTGGTCCGAGGTGGCGCACAAAGGCGTGGTGCGGGTCTCCCTCGAGATGGTCGAGGCTAGGACCATCTGCGAGGTCGCCGTCCAAGCACGCGGCCCCTCCGTTCTCCCCGCGACCCCCTGCTACGATCGCGACAAGCAGGCGTGGATGATCAGGGCCGATCTGCACTCGGACACCGTCAGACTGCACCTCGTCTACAAAGATATCCACAACGTTCCCAGGAATCATTTGAG GTACGTCAGCTGGTCAGCCTATCTTCTCCGCGACGAGGAGGCGAACATGACAGCGATCAGTTTACCAGGGGCGCCGTTCAGCCGTTACTACGCCCAAGAATCCGCGGACGAAGGTATAATAATGGAGACGAATCTCGACACGAACGAGGTGAAAGAGAATCACTGTCCGTTCCTCACCGACAAAGGACAATTGAGGATCCGTCTCGAGTGGAACGAGAGCCACTTGCTGTTCCAAGCGACGTATCACAAGTACGACGACGTGTGCCGCATCCACAATCAACAGATGCGACGGGAGATCTCCCTACTCCAGGCGGAGAATTACAGCTTGGAGAGGCAGCTGTTCAGCTATCAGAAGAGCCTCGCTTATACGCAGgcgcagcagcagcagcagcagcagcagcatcAGAATCAACAGCATCATGGCGGCCATCAAGCCCATCTGGAGAGATCCGCGTCGACGGACACCGAATACGCCTGA